From the genome of Miscanthus floridulus cultivar M001 chromosome 10, ASM1932011v1, whole genome shotgun sequence, one region includes:
- the LOC136486241 gene encoding uncharacterized protein isoform X1 has protein sequence MPHLVRERLYFGDIKDTIAALTESSPTPDFTHVLSVVSSASISFITDCRPGLAIPAEEVRRVVAGEEGAPPTAAVPPGTLMRVVERAGHGLRVTRMAVPLRDTEEEDLLDRLEPCLDFIDEGRKVGSVLVHCFAGVSRSASIIVAYLMRSEQKSLEDALEALKEISESACPNDGFLDQLKLFEEMGFKVDTSSPLYKRFRLKLLGQSYKFGEKIGSYMFEDDPGLVPQSGSCQDSSKVEQRKTAYRCRKCRRVIAVEDNVVSHVPGEGESRFDWNRRKSGHPYNNKEQDCSSLFVEPLKWMTPVEDGALEGKISCIHCGARLGYFNWAGIQCNCGSWVTPAFQIVKSKVDISTI, from the exons ATGCCGCACCTCGTCCGCGAGCGGCTCTACTTCGGCGACATCAAAGACACCATCGCCGCCCTCACGGAGTCGTCCCCCACGCCGGACTTCACCCACGTCCTCTCCGTGGTCAGCTCCGCCTCCATCTCCTTCATCACCGACTGCCGCCCGGGCCTCGCGATCCCCGCCGAGGAGGTCCGCCGCGTCGTCGCCGGCGAGGAGGGCGCGCCACCGACCGCCGCGGTGCCCCCCGGGACGCTGATGCGGGTGGTGGAGCGCGCCGGGCACGGGCTGCGGGTCACGCGCATGGCCGTGCCGCTGCGGGACACCGAGGAGGAGGACCTGCTCGACCGCCTCGAGCCCTGCCTTGATTTCATCGACGAGGGCAGGAAGGTCGGGAGTGTTCTCGTCCATTGCTTTGCTGGGGTGTCGAGGAG CGCTTCCATCATTGTTGCTTATCTTATGAGATCAGAACAGAAATCTCTTGAAG ATGCATTAGAAGCTTTGAAGGAGATTTCTGAGTCGGCGTGCCCGAATGATGGTTTTCTTGACCAG CTGAAATTGTTTGAAGAAATGGGCTTCAAAGTTGATACTTCAAGTCCTTTGTACAAGAGATTCCGCTTAAAATTATTAG GTCAATCCTACAAATTTGGAGAGAAAATAGGCAGCTATATGTTTGAAGATGACCCTGGCCTTGTTCCGCAGTCTGGCTCTTGTCAAGATTCTTCAAAGGTTGAGCAACGTAAAACAGCTTACCGCTGCAGGAAATGCAGGAGAGTTATTGCTGTAGAGGACAATGTTGTAAGTCATGTTCCTGGTGAGGGTGAGTCTCGCTTTGATTGGAACCGAAGGAAGAGTGGTCATCCATACAACAACAAAGAACAAGATTGCTCATCTTTGTTTGTCGAACCTCTGAAATGGATGACTCCAG TAGAAGACGGTGCTTTGGAAGGAAAGATATCATGCATCCACTGCGGAGCTCGGTTGGGATACTTCAACTGGGCAGGAATACAGTGCAACTGTGGCAGCTGGGTTACTCCTGCCTTCCAAATTGTTAAGAGCAAAGTTGATATCAGCACCATCTAG
- the LOC136486241 gene encoding uncharacterized protein isoform X2 yields MPHLVRERLYFGDIKDTIAALTESSPTPDFTHVLSVVSSASISFITDCRPGLAIPAEEVRRVVAGEEGAPPTAAVPPGTLMRVVERAGHGLRVTRMAVPLRDTEEEDLLDRLEPCLDFIDEGRKVGSVLVHCFAGVSRSASIIVAYLMRSEQKSLEDALEALKEISESACPNDGFLDQLKLFEEMGFKVDTSSPLYKRFRLKLLGQSYKFGEKIGSYMFEDDPGLVPQSGSCQDSSKVEQRKTAYRCRKCRRVIAVEDNVVSHVPGEGESRFDWNRRKSGHPYNNKEQDCSSLFVEPLKWMTPAVEDGALEGKISCIHCGARLGYFNWAGIQCNCGSWVTPAFQIVKSKVDISTI; encoded by the exons ATGCCGCACCTCGTCCGCGAGCGGCTCTACTTCGGCGACATCAAAGACACCATCGCCGCCCTCACGGAGTCGTCCCCCACGCCGGACTTCACCCACGTCCTCTCCGTGGTCAGCTCCGCCTCCATCTCCTTCATCACCGACTGCCGCCCGGGCCTCGCGATCCCCGCCGAGGAGGTCCGCCGCGTCGTCGCCGGCGAGGAGGGCGCGCCACCGACCGCCGCGGTGCCCCCCGGGACGCTGATGCGGGTGGTGGAGCGCGCCGGGCACGGGCTGCGGGTCACGCGCATGGCCGTGCCGCTGCGGGACACCGAGGAGGAGGACCTGCTCGACCGCCTCGAGCCCTGCCTTGATTTCATCGACGAGGGCAGGAAGGTCGGGAGTGTTCTCGTCCATTGCTTTGCTGGGGTGTCGAGGAG CGCTTCCATCATTGTTGCTTATCTTATGAGATCAGAACAGAAATCTCTTGAAG ATGCATTAGAAGCTTTGAAGGAGATTTCTGAGTCGGCGTGCCCGAATGATGGTTTTCTTGACCAG CTGAAATTGTTTGAAGAAATGGGCTTCAAAGTTGATACTTCAAGTCCTTTGTACAAGAGATTCCGCTTAAAATTATTAG GTCAATCCTACAAATTTGGAGAGAAAATAGGCAGCTATATGTTTGAAGATGACCCTGGCCTTGTTCCGCAGTCTGGCTCTTGTCAAGATTCTTCAAAGGTTGAGCAACGTAAAACAGCTTACCGCTGCAGGAAATGCAGGAGAGTTATTGCTGTAGAGGACAATGTTGTAAGTCATGTTCCTGGTGAGGGTGAGTCTCGCTTTGATTGGAACCGAAGGAAGAGTGGTCATCCATACAACAACAAAGAACAAGATTGCTCATCTTTGTTTGTCGAACCTCTGAAATGGATGACTCCAG CAGTAGAAGACGGTGCTTTGGAAGGAAAGATATCATGCATCCACTGCGGAGCTCGGTTGGGATACTTCAACTGGGCAGGAATACAGTGCAACTGTGGCAGCTGGGTTACTCCTGCCTTCCAAATTGTTAAGAGCAAAGTTGATATCAGCACCATCTAG